The following are encoded in a window of Rosa chinensis cultivar Old Blush chromosome 4, RchiOBHm-V2, whole genome shotgun sequence genomic DNA:
- the LOC112198531 gene encoding geraniol 8-hydroxylase yields MDFLNCMLLCLCLAGLSVQAFRSFGRSKAIPRTRLPPGPKPLPLIGNLFEIGDKAHLSLTKLSERYGPIVSLQLGQVTTVVISSASMAKEILRTHDHLFCNRTIPDAVNSFKHCEDSIVWLPVSDKWRNLRKICNSQLFATKVLDANQANRRVKVQELIADICESKEKGVAVNIGRAAFKTTLNLLSRTFFSVDLANPSSETARELKETIWGIMEEIGKPNVADYFHFLRKLDPQGIRRRLTYHFHKTIVLFDSMINQRLESRKVQDYIPTNDMLDTLLNMSEEKNEEMDKTKVEHLFLDLIGAGTDTTSATMEWAMAELLRSPEKLAKAQAELDQIIGKGKPIEESDISQLPYLQAIIKETFRLHPTVPLLLPRKADSEVEIGGYIIPKGAQVLINAWAVGRDSSVWDNPSLFTPERFLGSEIDVMGRNFELIPFGGGRRICPGLPLAMRMLHLMLGSVLNCFDWKLEDGVVPETVNMEDKFGVSLHMAHSLRAVPNSRTRRLGRRSRLTGQS; encoded by the exons ATGGATTTCTTGAATTGTATGCTCTTATGTCTTTGCCTTGCCGGGCTCTCAGTCCAAGCCTTCCGTTCATTTGGAAGAAGCAAGGCAATTCCTAGAACTAGGCTTCCACCAGGACCGAAGCCACTTCCATTAATTGGCAATCTCTTTGAGATTGGAGACAAAGCCCATCTCTCTTTGACCAAGCTTTCCGAACGCTATGGCCCCATAGTCAGTTTGCAACTCGGTCAAGTAACCACAGTGGTGATTTCATCAGCATCCATGGCCAAAGAAATCCTCCGAACCCACGACCATCTCTTCTGCAACCGAACTATCCCAGATGCTGTCAATTCCTTCAAGCACTGCGAGGACAGCATCGTGTGGCTGCCTGTTTCAGACAAATGGAGAAACCTTCGCAAAATATGTAACTCGCAGCTGTTTGCCACCAAAGTTCTTGATGCAAACCAAGCCAACCGGCGCGTAAAAGTGCAAGAGCTCATTGCTGATATCTGCGAAAGCAAGGAGAAAGGTGTGGCAGTGAACATTGGAAGGGCTGCTTTCAAAACCACGCTCAATCTGCTGTCGCGGACTTTCTTCTCAGTGGATTTAGCTAACCCCAGTAGTGAGACGGCTAGGGAGTTGAAGGAGACTATTTGGGGTATCATGGAAGAGATAGGGAAACCAAACGTGGCcgactattttcattttcttagaAAGCTTGACCCTCAAGGAATAAGGCGGCGGTTGACCTACCACTTTCACAAGACGATAGTCCTCTTTGACAGCATGATCAATCAAAGGTTGGAATCCAGAAAAGTGCAAGATTATATTCCGACTAATGATATGTTGGATACTCTTCTAAACATGAGTGAAGAGAAAAATGAGGAAATGGACAAGACCAAAGTTGAGCATTTGTTTCTG GACTTGATTGGTGCGGGGACAGATACAACTTCAGCCACAATGGAATGGGCAATGGCTGAGCTACTCCGCAGTCCAGAGAAACTTGCAAAAGCTCAAGCAGAGCTAGACCAAATAATTGGGAAAGGAAAACCAATTGAGGAATCAGACATTTCTCAACTCCCTTACTTGcaagcaataatcaaagaaacaTTTCGATTGCACCCAACAGTGCCATTGCTACTTCCCCGTAAAGCCGATTCAGAAGTAGAAATCGGAGGGTACATTATTCCTAAGGGTGCCCAAGTTCTGATCAATGCTTGGGCCGTAGGCAGAGATTCCAGCGTTTGGGACAACCCAAGCTTGTTTACACCTGAGAGGTTTTTGGGGTCCGAAATTGATGTTATGGGAAGAAACTTCGAGCTTATTCCGTTTGGCGGTGGGAGGAGAATATGTCCAGGTTTGCCATTAGCGATGAGAATGTTGCACTTGATGTTGGGTTCGGTCCTGAACTGTTTTGATTGGAAACTTGAAGATGGCGTTGTACCTGAGACTGTTAACATGGAAGACAAGTTTGGCGTCAGTTTACATATGGCTCATTCTCTGAGGGCTGTGCCCAACTC GCGAACTAGGCGACTGGGCAGGCGGAGCAGGCTGACTGGGCAGAGCTAG
- the LOC112197698 gene encoding acyltransferase Pun1 gives MATVQLEVISRELIKPSSQTPHHLRNYNLSYFDQLSPHNLQWNDTNLSTLLAVQVSYFDCGGMALSVCMSHKIGDAATMVNFVNDWAAKASNSGKQVSPLLYTPSIFPRGDLTLMPQPEYSIKKETCSSRRFVFDAQKIAALKAIVADKVQKATKVEVVSALLYKCAISAANASSSGTTRPILFLQNVNLRTRMIPPLPENYVGNISWVFPVPKREDSLHCLVGQMKEALSDFCNTYVKNVRGTELALSISKTMEKMRAMFKSSKQCVQYNCSSWCRFPVYEADFGWGKPVWVSIGACLDKNVIILMDSKSGDGIEAFVTLEEQDMAAFECDEELLAFAALNPTPLTSQV, from the exons ATGGCTACGGTGCAGCTCGAAGTAATATCCAGAGAGCTCATCAAACCCTCCTCTCAAACTCCACATCACCTAAGAAACTACAACCTCTCCTACTTCGATCAGCTCTCTCCTC ACAACTTGCAGTGGAATGATACAAATCTGAGTACTTTACTTGCTGTACAAGTCAGCTACTTTGATTGTGGGGGAATGGCATTAAGTGTGTGCATGTCACACAAAATTGGCGATGCAGCAACCATGGTCAATTTCGTCAATGACTGGGCCGCCAAGGCTTCAAACTCAGGTAAACAAGTTTCCCCTTTGCTCTATACACCCTCGATTTTTCCAAGGGGTGACTTAACACTTATGCCGCAGCCGGAATATTCCATCAAGAAAGAAACTTGTTCCTCCAGAAGGTTTGTATTCGATGCCCAAAAAATTGCGGCCCTCAAAGCCATTGTAGCTGACAAAGTGCAGAAGGCTACAAAGGTAGAGGTTGTGAGTGCTCTACTATATAAGTGTGCAATTTCTGCCGCCAATGCAAGTTCATCAGGTACTACAAGACCAATTCTTTTTCTCCAAAATGTTAACCTTCGTACCAGGATGATTCCTCCGCTACCAGAAAACTATGTGGGTAACATCAGTTGGGTATTTCCAGTACCAAAAAGGGAGGACAGTTTGCATTGCTTGGTGGGTCAAATGAAAGAGGCCTTGTCAGATTTCTGCAACACATATGTTAAGAATGTAAGGGGTACAGAATTGGCCTtgagcatcagcaaaaccatgGAGAAGATGCGGGCTATGTTCAAAAGCAGTAAGCAATGTGTGCAATACAATTGTAGTAGCTGGTGCAGGTTCCCAGTATACGAAGCAGATTTTGGGTGGGGAAAGCCTGTGTGGGTGAGTATTGGGGCTTGTCTTGACAAGAATGTTATAATTCTGATGGATAGTAAAAGTGGGGATGGGATCGAAGCTTTTGTGACTCTGGAAGAGCAAGACATGGCTGCTTTTGAGTGTGATGAAGAGTTACTAGCATTTGCTGCTCTAAATCCAACTCCATTAACAAGTCAAGTTTGA
- the LOC112199610 gene encoding metal tolerance protein A2-like, translating into MELGSHSLETNSSNITCREGPCQALTSKYGEASKRKLMIALVASVIFMTVDIVVGIKANSLAIRSDALHVLADVVAFAISVFSVWASGWKATPGKTYGFLRIETLGAFFSILIIWLTAGILIYEAIERLKNGNPGEVKGSLMFIVSTVGLVLNIAMAVLLGHDHNHGNSHGDHHQNEDHDDDDHTDNNGTHHNRRNMNLHGAYLHVLGDIIQSIGVMVTAVVICAKPEWKIADLICTLVFSIAVLATTIGMLRKIVGVLMESTPRGIDTLKLEKALCELDAVVACHELHIWCITPGKNLLTCHLIVNPEANS; encoded by the coding sequence ATGGAATTAGGGAGTCATTCTCTGGAGACAAACAGTAGCAACATTACTTGCAGGGAAGGACCCTGTCAAGCGTTAACCTCCAAATATGGAGAGGCATCCAAGAGAAAGCTGATGATAGCACTCGTAGCCTCTGTCATTTTCATGACAGTGGATATTGTTGTAGGCATCAAAGCCAATAGTTTGGCAATTCGGTCCGATGCGCTACATGTCTTAGCAGATGTTGTGGCATTCGCAATTTCTGTGTTCTCAGTTTGGGCATCGGGATGGAAAGCAACTCCAGGCAAGACTTATGGCTTCTTAAGGATTGAAACCCTAGGTGCTTTCTTTTCAATCCTTATAATATGGCTCACTGCTGGTATTCTAATTTATGAAGCCATTGAGAGACTTAAGAATGGCAACCCTGGCGAAGTTAAAGGCTCTCTCATGTTTATTGTTTCCACCGTGGGTCTAGTGCTTAACATCGCCATGGCGGTCTTGTTGGGTCATGATCACAACCATGGCAACAGCCATGGTGATCATCATCAGAACGAggatcatgatgatgatgatcatacAGATAACAATGGGACACATCACAATCGTCGCAATATGAACCTCCATGGGGCATATCTTCATGTACTTGGGGATATCATTCAGAGCATTGGAGTGATGGTCACCGCAGTGGTCATATGTGCTAAGCCTGAATGGAAGATCGCTGATCTCATATGCACACTAGTATTTTCAATAGCTGTGCTGGCTACAACCATCGGCATGCTGCGGAAAATTGTTGGGGTTCTTATGGAGAGCACTCCAAGAGGGATCGACACCTTAAAGCTTGAGAAAGCTTTGTGTGAGCTGGATGCAGTAGTTGCCTGTCATGAACTGCACATATGGTGCATAACTCCTGGGAAGAATTTACTAACTTGCCATCTAATTGTCAACCCAGAAGCTAATTCTTAA